In Sphingomonas sp. R1, a single genomic region encodes these proteins:
- the grpE gene encoding nucleotide exchange factor GrpE: MSENIENTEPTQGETLREETAQAAPEVAEQDRVAELEAQLAEAKQAHLYVQADMQNLRRRTEKEVADARAYAATSFARDILSVADNLGRALQAIPAELRDDEKMKGLVVGLEATGRELEAVFGRHGISKVVSLGEALDPNKHQAMMEMPVADKEPGTVVQEIQSGYMIKDRLLRPALVAVAKKPD, from the coding sequence ATGTCCGAGAACATCGAAAATACCGAACCGACCCAGGGCGAAACGCTTCGGGAGGAAACCGCGCAAGCCGCACCGGAAGTGGCCGAGCAGGACCGCGTCGCCGAGCTGGAGGCCCAGCTGGCCGAGGCGAAGCAGGCGCATCTTTATGTGCAGGCCGACATGCAGAATCTCCGCCGCCGCACCGAGAAGGAAGTGGCGGACGCCCGCGCCTATGCGGCGACCAGCTTCGCCCGCGACATCCTGTCGGTCGCGGACAATCTCGGCCGGGCGCTGCAGGCGATCCCCGCCGAACTGCGCGATGACGAGAAGATGAAGGGGCTGGTCGTCGGTCTCGAGGCCACCGGCCGCGAGCTGGAGGCGGTGTTCGGCCGCCACGGCATCTCCAAGGTCGTCTCGCTGGGCGAGGCTCTCGACCCCAACAAGCACCAGGCGATGATGGAAATGCCCGTCGCCGACAAGGAGCCCGGCACCGTGGTGCAGGAAATCCAGTCCGGCTACATGATCAAGGACCGGCTGCTCCGCCCGGCGCTCGTCGCCGTCGCCAAGAAGCCGGACTGA
- a CDS encoding low molecular weight protein tyrosine phosphatase family protein, whose protein sequence is MREEERGTRRLLFVCSRNLLRSPTAEAICQGIAGVEATSAGTNNDAEQPLTGDLIEWADVILSMERTHQKRIQQKFGRLLNGKELAVLGVPDDYQYMQPELVVLLKVRLQRWISLA, encoded by the coding sequence GTGAGGGAGGAGGAGCGCGGCACCCGCCGCCTCCTGTTCGTCTGCTCACGCAACCTGCTGCGCAGCCCCACGGCGGAGGCGATCTGCCAGGGCATTGCGGGGGTCGAGGCAACCTCGGCGGGCACCAACAACGATGCCGAGCAGCCCCTCACCGGCGACCTGATCGAATGGGCGGACGTAATCCTTTCGATGGAGCGCACGCACCAGAAGCGCATCCAGCAGAAGTTCGGCCGGCTGCTCAACGGCAAGGAACTGGCCGTGCTTGGGGTGCCGGACGACTATCAATATATGCAGCCCGAGTTGGTAGTGCTGCTCAAGGTGCGGCTGCAGCGGTGGATTTCGCTGGCGTGA
- the uvrA gene encoding excinuclease ABC subunit UvrA — translation MALTTISVRGAREHNLKGVDIDIPRDTLTVITGLSGSGKSSLAFDTIYAEGQRRYVESLSAYARQFLELMQKPNVEHIEGLSPAISIEQKTTSRNPRSTVATVTEIYDYMRLLWARVGVPYSPATGLPISAQTVSQMVDRVLALPEGTRLLLLAPVVRGRKGEYRKELAEWQKAGFSRVRIDGEMYLIEEAPALDKKFKHDIEVVVDRLVVGGDIATRLAESFETALKLAEGLAYVDLVDTTVEALQGSAVREAPQAFRVEGDDAASEGEGPKAKKKMKGVGIPDNRIVFSEKFACPVSGFTIPEIEPRLFSFNAPQGACPACDGLGEKLEFDEDLVVPNHDLSIKKGAVVPWAKSNPPSPYYMQVLGSLAREFGFSLDTPWKDLPGEVQLIILHGTGGKPVTLTFIDGRKSYDVKKPFEGVIGNLNRRMLQTESAWMREELGKYQASHPCEVCGGARLKPEALAVKVAGQDIAYATHLSVVDALGFFQTLPETFTPQQREIARAILKEIDERLGFLNNVGLDYLNLDRTSGTLSGGESQRIRLASQIGSGLSGVLYVLDEPSIGLHQRDNDMLLATLKRLRDLGNTVLVVEHDEDAIRTADYVIDMGPGAGVHGGEIVAKGTLEEVLATQGSVTADYLNGTREVAVPPKRRKGNGKKITVHNATANNLKGVTASLPLGTFTCITGVSGSGKSSFTLDTLYASAARALNGARVLAGKHDKITGLEHCDKVIDIDQSPIGRTPRSNPATYTGAFTNIRDWFAGLPEAQARGYKPGRFSFNVKGGRCEACQGDGVLKIEMHFLPDVYVTCDVCHGARYNRETLEVKFKGKSIADVLDMTVEDAVEFFKAVPPIRDRMAMLAEVGLGYVKVGQQATTLSGGEAQRVKLAKELARRATGQTLYILDEPTTGLHFEDVRKLLEVLHALVEQGNTVVVIEHNLDVIKTADWILDLGPEGGVKGGEIVAEGTPEQVAKVAGSYTGRYLAPLLKPRKAKAAKVAAE, via the coding sequence ATGGCACTCACCACGATCTCCGTCCGCGGCGCGCGCGAGCATAATCTCAAGGGCGTCGACATCGACATTCCCCGCGACACGCTGACGGTGATCACCGGGCTGTCGGGCTCGGGCAAGTCGAGCCTCGCCTTCGACACCATCTATGCCGAGGGGCAGCGCCGCTATGTCGAGTCGCTCTCGGCCTATGCGCGCCAGTTCCTCGAGCTGATGCAGAAGCCCAATGTCGAGCATATCGAGGGCCTCAGCCCCGCCATCTCGATCGAGCAGAAGACCACCAGCCGCAACCCGCGCTCGACCGTGGCGACGGTCACCGAGATCTATGATTACATGCGCCTGCTCTGGGCGCGGGTGGGCGTGCCCTACTCCCCCGCCACCGGGCTGCCGATCAGCGCGCAGACGGTGAGCCAGATGGTCGACCGCGTGCTCGCGCTGCCCGAGGGCACCCGGCTGCTGCTGCTCGCGCCCGTGGTGCGCGGGCGCAAGGGCGAGTATCGCAAGGAGCTCGCCGAGTGGCAGAAGGCGGGCTTCAGCCGCGTCCGCATCGACGGCGAGATGTACCTGATCGAGGAAGCCCCGGCGCTCGACAAGAAGTTCAAGCACGACATCGAAGTGGTGGTCGATCGCCTGGTGGTGGGTGGCGACATCGCCACGCGCCTGGCCGAGAGCTTCGAGACCGCGCTCAAGCTGGCCGAGGGGCTGGCCTATGTCGACCTGGTGGATACCACGGTCGAGGCGCTGCAGGGCAGTGCGGTGCGCGAGGCGCCCCAGGCGTTTCGGGTGGAAGGCGACGACGCCGCGTCCGAGGGCGAAGGCCCCAAGGCGAAGAAGAAGATGAAGGGCGTCGGCATCCCCGACAACCGCATCGTCTTCTCCGAGAAGTTCGCCTGCCCGGTCTCCGGCTTCACCATCCCCGAGATCGAGCCCCGCCTCTTCTCGTTCAACGCCCCCCAGGGCGCCTGCCCGGCGTGCGACGGTCTGGGCGAGAAGCTCGAGTTCGACGAGGACCTCGTCGTCCCCAACCATGATCTCAGCATCAAGAAGGGCGCGGTGGTGCCCTGGGCCAAGTCGAACCCGCCCTCGCCCTATTACATGCAGGTGCTGGGCAGCCTCGCCCGCGAGTTCGGCTTCAGCCTCGATACGCCGTGGAAGGACCTGCCCGGCGAGGTGCAGCTGATCATCCTCCACGGCACCGGCGGCAAGCCCGTCACCCTCACCTTTATCGACGGCCGCAAGAGCTACGACGTCAAGAAGCCGTTCGAGGGCGTGATCGGCAACCTCAACCGCCGCATGCTGCAGACCGAAAGCGCCTGGATGCGCGAGGAGCTGGGCAAGTACCAGGCCAGCCACCCCTGCGAGGTGTGCGGCGGCGCCCGCCTCAAGCCCGAGGCGCTGGCGGTGAAGGTCGCGGGGCAGGACATCGCCTATGCCACGCACCTTTCGGTGGTCGACGCGCTCGGCTTCTTCCAGACCCTGCCCGAGACCTTCACGCCGCAGCAGCGCGAGATCGCCCGCGCGATCCTCAAGGAAATCGACGAGCGGCTCGGCTTCCTCAACAATGTCGGGCTCGACTATCTCAACCTCGATCGCACCTCCGGCACCTTGTCCGGCGGCGAGAGCCAGCGCATTCGCCTCGCCAGCCAGATCGGCAGCGGGCTGTCGGGCGTGCTCTACGTGCTCGACGAGCCCTCGATCGGCCTGCACCAGCGCGACAACGACATGCTGCTCGCCACCCTCAAGCGCCTGCGCGACCTCGGCAACACCGTGCTCGTTGTCGAGCATGACGAGGATGCGATCCGCACCGCCGATTATGTGATCGACATGGGGCCGGGCGCCGGCGTGCATGGCGGCGAGATCGTCGCCAAGGGCACGCTCGAGGAGGTGCTAGCAACGCAAGGCAGCGTTACCGCCGATTACCTGAACGGCACCCGCGAGGTCGCCGTGCCCCCTAAGCGCCGCAAGGGCAACGGCAAGAAGATCACGGTGCACAACGCCACCGCCAACAACCTCAAGGGCGTGACGGCGAGCTTGCCCCTTGGCACCTTCACCTGCATCACCGGCGTCTCGGGCTCGGGCAAGTCCAGCTTCACGCTCGACACGCTCTACGCCTCGGCGGCGAGGGCGCTCAACGGCGCGCGCGTGCTCGCCGGCAAGCACGACAAGATCACCGGGCTCGAACATTGCGACAAGGTGATCGACATCGACCAGTCGCCGATCGGCCGCACCCCGCGCTCGAACCCGGCGACCTATACCGGCGCCTTCACCAACATCCGCGACTGGTTCGCCGGCCTCCCCGAGGCGCAGGCGCGCGGCTACAAGCCCGGCCGGTTCAGCTTCAACGTCAAGGGCGGCCGGTGCGAGGCGTGCCAGGGCGACGGCGTGCTCAAGATCGAGATGCACTTCCTCCCCGACGTCTATGTCACCTGCGACGTGTGCCACGGCGCGCGCTACAATCGCGAGACGCTGGAGGTGAAGTTCAAGGGCAAGTCGATCGCCGACGTGCTCGACATGACGGTGGAAGACGCGGTCGAGTTCTTCAAGGCCGTGCCCCCGATCCGCGACCGCATGGCGATGCTCGCCGAAGTGGGCCTCGGCTATGTGAAGGTGGGGCAACAGGCGACGACGCTGTCGGGCGGCGAGGCGCAGCGGGTGAAGCTCGCCAAGGAACTGGCGCGCCGCGCCACCGGGCAGACGCTGTACATCCTCGACGAACCCACGACGGGCCTGCACTTCGAGGATGTGCGCAAGCTGCTGGAAGTGCTCCACGCGCTGGTGGAACAGGGCAACACGGTGGTGGTGATCGAGCACAATCTCGACGTCATCAAGACCGCCGACTGGATCCTCGACCTGGGCCCCGAAGGCGGCGTGAAGGGCGGCGAGATCGTCGCCGAAGGCACGCCGGAGCAGGTGGCGAAGGTGGCGGGGAGCTATACCGGGCGGTATCTGGCGCCGTTGCTCAAGCCGCGGAAGGCGAAGGCGGCGAAGGTGGCGGCGGAGTGA
- a CDS encoding transcriptional regulator, giving the protein MPSAELFQEVDARLSEIKQLFTQLAGEPAVNATLEDTNRPRLGRVDLARLMLWCRELLEREVATDLFADPAFNILLTLYVSRAEGRDVSTSGACTASGVPTTTALRWINALARRGMVHKRSLPSDRRFTYLELSSETADALERFFDRILNRVAARPEA; this is encoded by the coding sequence GTGCCGAGCGCCGAACTATTCCAGGAAGTCGACGCTCGGCTCAGCGAAATCAAGCAGCTGTTCACGCAACTCGCTGGAGAGCCGGCTGTTAACGCGACGTTGGAGGACACTAACAGGCCGCGGCTTGGCCGCGTGGATCTCGCTCGGCTGATGCTGTGGTGCCGCGAGCTGCTGGAGCGCGAAGTGGCGACTGATCTGTTCGCCGACCCCGCCTTCAACATCCTTCTCACGCTGTATGTCAGCCGCGCGGAAGGGCGGGACGTCTCGACCTCGGGCGCCTGCACCGCCTCTGGCGTGCCGACCACGACGGCGCTTCGCTGGATCAACGCGCTCGCGCGGCGCGGCATGGTTCACAAGCGCAGCCTGCCGAGCGACCGTCGGTTCACCTATCTGGAACTGAGCAGCGAAACGGCGGATGCGCTGGAGCGCTTCTTCGACCGTATCCTCAATC
- the rdgB gene encoding RdgB/HAM1 family non-canonical purine NTP pyrophosphatase: MSGEGDVPQAIRKLVPGKLVIASHNAGKVREIRELLGPYGIEPVSAAELDLPEPEETGTSFVANAELKALQAADLSGLPALADDSGLCVEALNLAPGIYSARWGAAAPGMDGLEPVAPFEGRDFGLAMQRVQNKLAALPPESSRAAHFVCALALAWPDGHVEWFEGRVHGELVWPPRGDKGFGYDPMFVPLGHAQTFGEMDPSAKHAMSHRADAFQQLVAAVF, translated from the coding sequence ATGAGCGGCGAGGGCGACGTCCCCCAGGCAATCCGCAAGCTTGTCCCCGGCAAGCTGGTGATCGCCAGCCACAATGCCGGCAAGGTGCGCGAGATCCGCGAGCTGCTCGGTCCCTATGGGATCGAGCCGGTGTCGGCCGCCGAGCTGGACCTGCCCGAACCGGAGGAAACCGGCACCAGCTTTGTCGCCAATGCCGAACTGAAGGCGCTGCAGGCAGCCGACCTGTCCGGACTGCCCGCGCTGGCCGACGATTCGGGCCTGTGCGTCGAAGCGCTGAACCTCGCGCCCGGCATTTATTCGGCGCGCTGGGGGGCCGCCGCGCCCGGGATGGACGGGCTGGAGCCGGTCGCCCCCTTCGAAGGCCGCGATTTCGGCCTGGCGATGCAGCGCGTGCAGAACAAGCTGGCGGCGTTGCCGCCGGAATCCAGCCGGGCCGCGCACTTCGTGTGCGCACTCGCGCTCGCCTGGCCGGATGGGCATGTCGAGTGGTTCGAGGGCCGAGTCCATGGCGAACTGGTCTGGCCGCCGCGCGGCGACAAGGGCTTTGGCTATGATCCCATGTTCGTGCCGCTGGGGCATGCGCAGACCTTTGGCGAAATGGATCCATCCGCAAAGCATGCAATGAGCCACCGAGCCGATGCTTTCCAGCAGTTGGTAGCAGCGGTATTCTAG
- a CDS encoding DUF6438 domain-containing protein, producing the protein MRIMVVLVVAGAMLGGCIPQVAPQDRPAPAGPARPAPPPPIASGTPAAPAAPVIRGEMIRYATSPCFGACPVYAVTVRPDGTGTFEGQRFTAVTGARDFRVSPAQYEAFLTRLAPYRPRSGSLRYVPGEPACGQSATNMPSVEVQWDGRAGHRALSFYFGCDRARHRAMADALGSAPDLLPITAMIGARP; encoded by the coding sequence ATGCGGATCATGGTCGTACTGGTGGTCGCAGGCGCAATGCTCGGGGGCTGCATTCCGCAGGTGGCGCCGCAGGATCGGCCGGCGCCGGCCGGTCCTGCGCGTCCCGCACCCCCGCCGCCGATCGCCAGCGGCACCCCCGCTGCGCCGGCGGCGCCGGTCATCCGCGGCGAGATGATCCGCTACGCCACCAGCCCATGCTTCGGGGCCTGCCCGGTCTATGCGGTCACGGTGCGGCCGGACGGGACCGGCACCTTCGAGGGGCAGCGCTTCACTGCGGTTACCGGCGCACGCGACTTCCGCGTCTCGCCCGCACAATATGAGGCCTTCCTGACCCGACTCGCGCCTTATCGGCCGCGCAGCGGATCGCTCCGCTATGTGCCGGGGGAGCCGGCCTGCGGCCAGTCCGCCACCAACATGCCCTCCGTCGAGGTGCAATGGGACGGCAGGGCCGGGCATCGTGCCCTCTCTTTCTACTTTGGCTGCGACCGGGCGCGGCATCGGGCGATGGCGGACGCACTGGGATCTGCGCCCGATTTGCTGCCGATCACCGCCATGATCGGCGCGCGGCCTTGA
- a CDS encoding cold-shock protein, which produces MSITGTVKFFNADKGYGFIAPDTGGNDAFVHITAVERAGMITLQQNQRVSYELEQDRRGKMAAVNLQAAD; this is translated from the coding sequence ATGAGCATCACTGGCACCGTCAAGTTCTTCAACGCCGACAAGGGCTATGGCTTCATCGCGCCGGATACCGGCGGCAACGATGCCTTCGTCCACATCACGGCGGTCGAACGCGCCGGCATGATCACGCTGCAGCAGAACCAGCGCGTGAGCTACGAACTGGAGCAGGATCGTCGCGGCAAGATGGCCGCGGTCAATCTCCAGGCGGCAGACTGA
- the rph gene encoding ribonuclease PH → MRPSGRAPDEMREITITPNFTRHAEGSVLIGFGDTRVLVTASVEERVPPFLRGKGEGWVTAEYGMLPRATHTRGQREAAKGKQSGRTQEIQRLIGRSLRAVTDLKLLGERQITLDCDVLQADGGTRTAAISGAWVALRLAVNKLMADGAITVDPITTQVAAVSCGIYQGTPVLDLDYPEDSSADADANFVLLANGNIAEAQATAEGATYDEEGLLRLLRLARIGCTRIFDAQLKAVG, encoded by the coding sequence ATGCGCCCATCCGGCCGCGCCCCCGACGAGATGCGGGAAATCACCATCACCCCGAACTTCACCCGCCACGCCGAAGGATCGGTGCTGATCGGCTTCGGCGACACCCGCGTGCTCGTCACCGCCAGCGTCGAAGAGCGCGTGCCGCCGTTCCTGCGCGGAAAGGGCGAAGGCTGGGTGACCGCCGAGTACGGCATGCTGCCCCGCGCCACCCATACCCGCGGCCAGCGCGAGGCGGCCAAGGGCAAGCAGTCGGGCCGCACCCAGGAAATCCAGCGCCTGATCGGACGGTCGCTCCGCGCCGTGACCGACCTCAAGCTGCTCGGCGAGCGCCAGATCACGCTCGATTGCGACGTGCTCCAGGCCGATGGCGGCACCCGCACCGCGGCGATCTCCGGCGCCTGGGTGGCGCTGCGCCTTGCGGTCAACAAGCTGATGGCGGACGGCGCGATCACCGTCGATCCGATCACCACCCAGGTCGCCGCGGTGAGCTGCGGCATCTATCAGGGCACGCCGGTGCTCGACCTCGATTACCCCGAGGATTCGTCGGCCGATGCCGATGCGAATTTCGTGCTGCTCGCCAACGGCAACATCGCCGAGGCGCAAGCGACCGCCGAGGGGGCGACCTATGACGAGGAAGGCCTGCTGCGCCTGCTTCGCCTCGCCCGCATCGGCTGCACGCGCATCTTCGACGCCCAGCTGAAGGCGGTCGGATGA
- the hrcA gene encoding heat-inducible transcriptional repressor HrcA: MSTPPIHELTDRARDVFRIVVESYLDSGAPVGSRTISRISALNLSPASIRNVMQDLEELGLLAAPHTSAGRMPTESGLRLFVDGMMQANEPSIEERAAIEARAGIGGPVEDAIAETTAALSGLSACAGLVLVPKAETVLRQFGFVPLSQDRALAVLVGEDGSVENRVVELPGGVDPMSLQRAANYMSATLAGLTLAEARGRIERELRQQQAALDAAAADLVERGLAVWSEDSGRRPVLIVRGQARLIDTHAAEDLDRVRQLLDELEGKEEIARLLDSAREGEAARIFIGSENKLFALSGSSVIAKPVRSLDGRVVGVVGVIGPTRLNYARVVPMVDFTAATLARLLA; this comes from the coding sequence ATGAGCACGCCGCCGATCCACGAGCTGACCGACCGCGCGCGCGACGTGTTCCGCATCGTGGTGGAATCCTATCTGGACAGCGGCGCGCCGGTGGGATCGCGCACGATCTCGCGCATCTCGGCGCTCAATCTGTCGCCCGCCTCGATTCGCAACGTGATGCAGGATCTGGAGGAACTGGGCCTGCTGGCGGCACCCCACACCAGCGCTGGCCGGATGCCGACCGAAAGCGGGCTGCGCCTGTTCGTCGACGGGATGATGCAGGCGAACGAACCGTCGATCGAGGAGCGTGCGGCGATCGAGGCGCGCGCCGGCATCGGCGGTCCGGTCGAGGACGCCATCGCCGAGACCACCGCGGCGCTCTCCGGGCTCTCCGCCTGTGCCGGGCTGGTGCTCGTGCCCAAGGCCGAGACCGTCCTGCGCCAGTTCGGCTTCGTGCCGCTGAGCCAGGACCGGGCGCTCGCCGTGCTGGTCGGCGAAGACGGATCGGTCGAGAACCGGGTGGTGGAATTGCCCGGCGGCGTCGATCCGATGTCGCTGCAGCGCGCCGCCAACTATATGAGCGCCACGCTTGCCGGGCTGACGCTGGCCGAGGCGCGGGGCCGCATCGAGCGCGAGCTGCGCCAGCAGCAGGCCGCGCTCGACGCTGCCGCCGCGGATCTGGTCGAGCGGGGCCTTGCGGTCTGGAGCGAGGACAGCGGCCGTCGCCCGGTGCTGATCGTCCGCGGCCAGGCCCGGCTGATCGACACCCATGCCGCCGAGGATCTCGACCGCGTCCGCCAGCTGCTCGACGAGCTGGAGGGCAAGGAGGAGATCGCTCGCCTGCTCGACAGCGCCCGGGAGGGCGAGGCGGCGCGGATCTTCATCGGATCCGAGAACAAGCTGTTCGCGCTTTCCGGATCGTCGGTGATCGCCAAGCCGGTGCGGTCGCTCGACGGCCGGGTGGTGGGTGTCGTCGGCGTGATCGGCCCCACCCGGTTGAACTATGCCCGCGTCGTGCCCATGGTGGATTTCACGGCGGCCACACTGGCCCGTTTGCTGGCCTGA